Proteins from a genomic interval of Megalopta genalis isolate 19385.01 unplaced genomic scaffold, iyMegGena1_principal scaffold0037, whole genome shotgun sequence:
- the sip3 gene encoding septin interacting protein 3 isoform X1, translated as MREAGIMLVSTALTCAVIGNAYYQRKQFYPTVVHITKSNPSMTVIYGQGLILVFMINAFLRKIFFGTLRTTELEHLLERVWYAVTETCLAFTVFRDDFSPKFIALFTLLLFLKSFHWLAEDRVDYMERSPVITWLFHLRVGTLLTLLFAINLTMIHYAYNTTATKGPSVQLVFGFEYAILLTVVFNIEIKYILHSIDLQSENPWDNKQVFLLYTELIIGLLKVILYVAFVTLMIKLYTLPLFALRPMYYTMRDFKKAFHDIVMSRRAIRNMNTLYPDATPEELAAADNVCIICREEMVAASKKLPCNHIFHTACLRSWFQRQQTCPTCRLNILRPVNNHQGARQQNQPQAGPQVPLAPQAPEFNPIDVLLNVVQGLPAFWAGLQAPGAAPQQQVPPATPQQQGQNTTANTPTASFQNLTAGGVPLVPPPFPTMVPLPPFPTPPPNLTELSEEELRAMEGNLRQAVEARIQTLQRIQLLLDAASAMMNQYQTAAATANIPVPTATSNANVTSDVSSLAQPGTSKDTSSEAENISSEMKTDTNVPTTTTSSESTNTLSGTNSNDVTPESSIRNEAESSEQEMLRRRRLQKFSTPLATE; from the exons ATGAGAGAGGCTGGAATAATGCTAGTAAGCACAGCGCTAACATGCGCTGTAATTGGAAATGCTTATTATCAAAGAAAACAATTTTATCCGACAGTAGTTCACATAACCAAATCTAATCCTAGTATGACT GTGATCTATGGTCAAGGATTAATTCTAGTATTTATGATAAATGCTTTTCtgcgaaaaatattttttggtaCACTACGTACTACCGAACTAGAG CATCTGTTGGAAAGAGTATGGTACGCGGTAACTGAAACGTGTCTGGCATTTACTGTATTTAGAGACGACTTTAGTCCAAAATTTATAGCACTATTTACACTTCTCTTGTTTTTAAAATCATTTCATTGGTTGGCAGAAGATCGTGTAGACTAT ATGGAAAGAAGTCCGGTGATAACATGGTTGTTTCATCTTAGAGTTGGTACTTTATTAACTCTTCTATTTGCCATAAATTTAACTATGATTCATTACGCGTACAATACAACAGCCACAAAAGGACCTTCTGTACAATTAGTATTCGGCTTTGAATATGCAATTCTGTTGACCGTTGTGTTTAACATCGAAATCAAGTATATACTACATTCGATAGACCTCCAAAGTGAAAACCCATGGGACAATAAGCAAGTGTTTTTGTTGTACACAGAATTAATAATTGGACTGTTGAAG GTCATTTTGTATGTCGCTTTCGTCACTCTGATGATAAAATTGTATACTTTACCTTTGTTTGCGCTTCGTCCAATGTATTACACGATGAGAGACTTTAAAAAAGCATTCCACGACATTGTGATGTCTCGTAGAGCCATTAGAAACATGAATACATTGTATCCAGATGCAACGCCAGAGGAATTAGCCGCTGCTGACAATGTATGCATAATCTGCAG GGAAGAGATGGTTGCAGCAAGTAAAAAGCTACCGtgcaatcatatttttcacactGCTTGTCTTCGATCTTGGTTTCAACGTCAGCAAACGTGTCCTACTTGCCGTTTGAACATTTTAAGACCTGTGAACAATCATCAAGGAGCCAGGCAGCAGAATCAACCCCAAGCAGGACCACAAGTGCCTCTAGCTCCTCAAGCACCAGAATTTAATCCAATCG ATGTTCTGTTAAATGTAGTTCAAGGTTTACCGGCATTTTGGGCTGGATTACAAGCTCCAGGTGCGGCACCGCAACAACAAGTGCCACCAGCAACGCCGCAACAGCAAGGTCAAAACACTACTGCGAACACGCCGACCGCATCGTTTCAAAATCTAACGGCTGGTGGTGTGCCACTGGTTCCACCACCATTTCCTACCATGGTACCATTACCACCTTTCCCTACTCCGCCTCCCAATTTAACAGAATTGAGCGAAGAGGAGCTTAGAGCGATGGAAGGGAATTTACGTCAAGCAGTAGAGGCAAGAATACAGACGTTACAGCGAATCCAGCTCTTGTTGGATGCTGCCAGTGCTATGATGAATCAGTATCAAACAGCAGCAGCTACTGCTAA TATTCCAGTGCCAACTGCTACAAGTAATGCGAATGTTACATCGGATGTTTCTTCATTAGCACAACCGGGAACATCTAAAGACACAAGTTCCGAAGCCGAGAACATTAGTTCTGAAATGAAGACCGACACAAACGTTCCTACCACAACAACTTCCAGTGAAAGTACGAATACATTATCGGGCACAAATAGTAACGATGTAACTCCGGAATCATCGATTAGGAATGAAGCCGAATCGAGTGAACAAGAAATGTTGCGACGTCGTAGGCTACAAAAATTTTCAACTCCGCTCGCGACAGAGTAA
- the sip3 gene encoding septin interacting protein 3 isoform X4, whose translation MREAGIMLVSTALTCAVIGNAYYQRKQFYPTVVHITKSNPSMTVIYGQGLILVFMINAFLRKIFFGTLRTTELEHLLERVWYAVTETCLAFTVFRDDFSPKFIALFTLLLFLKSFHWLAEDRVDYMERSPVITWLFHLRVGTLLTLLFAINLTMIHYAYNTTATKGPSVQLVFGFEYAILLTVVFNIEIKYILHSIDLQSENPWDNKQVFLLYTELIIGLLKVILYVAFVTLMIKLYTLPLFALRPMYYTMRDFKKAFHDIVMSRRAIRNMNTLYPDATPEELAAADNVCIICREEMVAASKKLPCNHIFHTACLRSWFQRQQTCPTCRLNILRPVNNHQGARQQNQPQAGPQVPLAPQAPEFNPIDVLLNVVQGLPAFWAGLQAPGAAPQQQVPPATPQQQGQNTTANTPTASFQNLTAGGVPLVPPPFPTMVPLPPFPTPPPNLTELSEEELRAMEGNLRQAVEARIQTLQRIQLLLDAASAMMNQYQTAAATANANCYK comes from the exons ATGAGAGAGGCTGGAATAATGCTAGTAAGCACAGCGCTAACATGCGCTGTAATTGGAAATGCTTATTATCAAAGAAAACAATTTTATCCGACAGTAGTTCACATAACCAAATCTAATCCTAGTATGACT GTGATCTATGGTCAAGGATTAATTCTAGTATTTATGATAAATGCTTTTCtgcgaaaaatattttttggtaCACTACGTACTACCGAACTAGAG CATCTGTTGGAAAGAGTATGGTACGCGGTAACTGAAACGTGTCTGGCATTTACTGTATTTAGAGACGACTTTAGTCCAAAATTTATAGCACTATTTACACTTCTCTTGTTTTTAAAATCATTTCATTGGTTGGCAGAAGATCGTGTAGACTAT ATGGAAAGAAGTCCGGTGATAACATGGTTGTTTCATCTTAGAGTTGGTACTTTATTAACTCTTCTATTTGCCATAAATTTAACTATGATTCATTACGCGTACAATACAACAGCCACAAAAGGACCTTCTGTACAATTAGTATTCGGCTTTGAATATGCAATTCTGTTGACCGTTGTGTTTAACATCGAAATCAAGTATATACTACATTCGATAGACCTCCAAAGTGAAAACCCATGGGACAATAAGCAAGTGTTTTTGTTGTACACAGAATTAATAATTGGACTGTTGAAG GTCATTTTGTATGTCGCTTTCGTCACTCTGATGATAAAATTGTATACTTTACCTTTGTTTGCGCTTCGTCCAATGTATTACACGATGAGAGACTTTAAAAAAGCATTCCACGACATTGTGATGTCTCGTAGAGCCATTAGAAACATGAATACATTGTATCCAGATGCAACGCCAGAGGAATTAGCCGCTGCTGACAATGTATGCATAATCTGCAG GGAAGAGATGGTTGCAGCAAGTAAAAAGCTACCGtgcaatcatatttttcacactGCTTGTCTTCGATCTTGGTTTCAACGTCAGCAAACGTGTCCTACTTGCCGTTTGAACATTTTAAGACCTGTGAACAATCATCAAGGAGCCAGGCAGCAGAATCAACCCCAAGCAGGACCACAAGTGCCTCTAGCTCCTCAAGCACCAGAATTTAATCCAATCG ATGTTCTGTTAAATGTAGTTCAAGGTTTACCGGCATTTTGGGCTGGATTACAAGCTCCAGGTGCGGCACCGCAACAACAAGTGCCACCAGCAACGCCGCAACAGCAAGGTCAAAACACTACTGCGAACACGCCGACCGCATCGTTTCAAAATCTAACGGCTGGTGGTGTGCCACTGGTTCCACCACCATTTCCTACCATGGTACCATTACCACCTTTCCCTACTCCGCCTCCCAATTTAACAGAATTGAGCGAAGAGGAGCTTAGAGCGATGGAAGGGAATTTACGTCAAGCAGTAGAGGCAAGAATACAGACGTTACAGCGAATCCAGCTCTTGTTGGATGCTGCCAGTGCTATGATGAATCAGTATCAAACAGCAGCAGCTACTGCTAA TGCCAACTGCTACAAGTAA
- the sip3 gene encoding septin interacting protein 3 isoform X3 — MREAGIMLVSTALTCAVIGNAYYQRKQFYPTVVHITKSNPSMTVIYGQGLILVFMINAFLRKIFFGTLRTTELEHLLERVWYAVTETCLAFTVFRDDFSPKFIALFTLLLFLKSFHWLAEDRVDYMERSPVITWLFHLRVGTLLTLLFAINLTMIHYAYNTTATKGPSVQLVFGFEYAILLTVVFNIEIKYILHSIDLQSENPWDNKQVFLLYTELIIGLLKVILYVAFVTLMIKLYTLPLFALRPMYYTMRDFKKAFHDIVMSRRAIRNMNTLYPDATPEELAAADNVCIICREEMVAASKKLPCNHIFHTACLRSWFQRQQTCPTCRLNILRPVNNHQGARQQNQPQAGPQVPLAPQAPEFNPIAPGAAPQQQVPPATPQQQGQNTTANTPTASFQNLTAGGVPLVPPPFPTMVPLPPFPTPPPNLTELSEEELRAMEGNLRQAVEARIQTLQRIQLLLDAASAMMNQYQTAAATANIPVPTATSNANVTSDVSSLAQPGTSKDTSSEAENISSEMKTDTNVPTTTTSSESTNTLSGTNSNDVTPESSIRNEAESSEQEMLRRRRLQKFSTPLATE; from the exons ATGAGAGAGGCTGGAATAATGCTAGTAAGCACAGCGCTAACATGCGCTGTAATTGGAAATGCTTATTATCAAAGAAAACAATTTTATCCGACAGTAGTTCACATAACCAAATCTAATCCTAGTATGACT GTGATCTATGGTCAAGGATTAATTCTAGTATTTATGATAAATGCTTTTCtgcgaaaaatattttttggtaCACTACGTACTACCGAACTAGAG CATCTGTTGGAAAGAGTATGGTACGCGGTAACTGAAACGTGTCTGGCATTTACTGTATTTAGAGACGACTTTAGTCCAAAATTTATAGCACTATTTACACTTCTCTTGTTTTTAAAATCATTTCATTGGTTGGCAGAAGATCGTGTAGACTAT ATGGAAAGAAGTCCGGTGATAACATGGTTGTTTCATCTTAGAGTTGGTACTTTATTAACTCTTCTATTTGCCATAAATTTAACTATGATTCATTACGCGTACAATACAACAGCCACAAAAGGACCTTCTGTACAATTAGTATTCGGCTTTGAATATGCAATTCTGTTGACCGTTGTGTTTAACATCGAAATCAAGTATATACTACATTCGATAGACCTCCAAAGTGAAAACCCATGGGACAATAAGCAAGTGTTTTTGTTGTACACAGAATTAATAATTGGACTGTTGAAG GTCATTTTGTATGTCGCTTTCGTCACTCTGATGATAAAATTGTATACTTTACCTTTGTTTGCGCTTCGTCCAATGTATTACACGATGAGAGACTTTAAAAAAGCATTCCACGACATTGTGATGTCTCGTAGAGCCATTAGAAACATGAATACATTGTATCCAGATGCAACGCCAGAGGAATTAGCCGCTGCTGACAATGTATGCATAATCTGCAG GGAAGAGATGGTTGCAGCAAGTAAAAAGCTACCGtgcaatcatatttttcacactGCTTGTCTTCGATCTTGGTTTCAACGTCAGCAAACGTGTCCTACTTGCCGTTTGAACATTTTAAGACCTGTGAACAATCATCAAGGAGCCAGGCAGCAGAATCAACCCCAAGCAGGACCACAAGTGCCTCTAGCTCCTCAAGCACCAGAATTTAATCCAATCG CTCCAGGTGCGGCACCGCAACAACAAGTGCCACCAGCAACGCCGCAACAGCAAGGTCAAAACACTACTGCGAACACGCCGACCGCATCGTTTCAAAATCTAACGGCTGGTGGTGTGCCACTGGTTCCACCACCATTTCCTACCATGGTACCATTACCACCTTTCCCTACTCCGCCTCCCAATTTAACAGAATTGAGCGAAGAGGAGCTTAGAGCGATGGAAGGGAATTTACGTCAAGCAGTAGAGGCAAGAATACAGACGTTACAGCGAATCCAGCTCTTGTTGGATGCTGCCAGTGCTATGATGAATCAGTATCAAACAGCAGCAGCTACTGCTAA TATTCCAGTGCCAACTGCTACAAGTAATGCGAATGTTACATCGGATGTTTCTTCATTAGCACAACCGGGAACATCTAAAGACACAAGTTCCGAAGCCGAGAACATTAGTTCTGAAATGAAGACCGACACAAACGTTCCTACCACAACAACTTCCAGTGAAAGTACGAATACATTATCGGGCACAAATAGTAACGATGTAACTCCGGAATCATCGATTAGGAATGAAGCCGAATCGAGTGAACAAGAAATGTTGCGACGTCGTAGGCTACAAAAATTTTCAACTCCGCTCGCGACAGAGTAA
- the sip3 gene encoding septin interacting protein 3 isoform X2 translates to MREAGIMLVSTALTCAVIGNAYYQRKQFYPTVVHITKSNPSMTVIYGQGLILVFMINAFLRKIFFGTLRTTELEHLLERVWYAVTETCLAFTVFRDDFSPKFIALFTLLLFLKSFHWLAEDRVDYMERSPVITWLFHLRVGTLLTLLFAINLTMIHYAYNTTATKGPSVQLVFGFEYAILLTVVFNIEIKYILHSIDLQSENPWDNKQVFLLYTELIIGLLKVILYVAFVTLMIKLYTLPLFALRPMYYTMRDFKKAFHDIVMSRRAIRNMNTLYPDATPEELAAADNVCIICREEMVAASKKLPCNHIFHTACLRSWFQRQQTCPTCRLNILRPVNNHQGARQQNQPQAGPQVPLAPQAPEFNPIVQGLPAFWAGLQAPGAAPQQQVPPATPQQQGQNTTANTPTASFQNLTAGGVPLVPPPFPTMVPLPPFPTPPPNLTELSEEELRAMEGNLRQAVEARIQTLQRIQLLLDAASAMMNQYQTAAATANIPVPTATSNANVTSDVSSLAQPGTSKDTSSEAENISSEMKTDTNVPTTTTSSESTNTLSGTNSNDVTPESSIRNEAESSEQEMLRRRRLQKFSTPLATE, encoded by the exons ATGAGAGAGGCTGGAATAATGCTAGTAAGCACAGCGCTAACATGCGCTGTAATTGGAAATGCTTATTATCAAAGAAAACAATTTTATCCGACAGTAGTTCACATAACCAAATCTAATCCTAGTATGACT GTGATCTATGGTCAAGGATTAATTCTAGTATTTATGATAAATGCTTTTCtgcgaaaaatattttttggtaCACTACGTACTACCGAACTAGAG CATCTGTTGGAAAGAGTATGGTACGCGGTAACTGAAACGTGTCTGGCATTTACTGTATTTAGAGACGACTTTAGTCCAAAATTTATAGCACTATTTACACTTCTCTTGTTTTTAAAATCATTTCATTGGTTGGCAGAAGATCGTGTAGACTAT ATGGAAAGAAGTCCGGTGATAACATGGTTGTTTCATCTTAGAGTTGGTACTTTATTAACTCTTCTATTTGCCATAAATTTAACTATGATTCATTACGCGTACAATACAACAGCCACAAAAGGACCTTCTGTACAATTAGTATTCGGCTTTGAATATGCAATTCTGTTGACCGTTGTGTTTAACATCGAAATCAAGTATATACTACATTCGATAGACCTCCAAAGTGAAAACCCATGGGACAATAAGCAAGTGTTTTTGTTGTACACAGAATTAATAATTGGACTGTTGAAG GTCATTTTGTATGTCGCTTTCGTCACTCTGATGATAAAATTGTATACTTTACCTTTGTTTGCGCTTCGTCCAATGTATTACACGATGAGAGACTTTAAAAAAGCATTCCACGACATTGTGATGTCTCGTAGAGCCATTAGAAACATGAATACATTGTATCCAGATGCAACGCCAGAGGAATTAGCCGCTGCTGACAATGTATGCATAATCTGCAG GGAAGAGATGGTTGCAGCAAGTAAAAAGCTACCGtgcaatcatatttttcacactGCTTGTCTTCGATCTTGGTTTCAACGTCAGCAAACGTGTCCTACTTGCCGTTTGAACATTTTAAGACCTGTGAACAATCATCAAGGAGCCAGGCAGCAGAATCAACCCCAAGCAGGACCACAAGTGCCTCTAGCTCCTCAAGCACCAGAATTTAATCCAATCG TTCAAGGTTTACCGGCATTTTGGGCTGGATTACAAGCTCCAGGTGCGGCACCGCAACAACAAGTGCCACCAGCAACGCCGCAACAGCAAGGTCAAAACACTACTGCGAACACGCCGACCGCATCGTTTCAAAATCTAACGGCTGGTGGTGTGCCACTGGTTCCACCACCATTTCCTACCATGGTACCATTACCACCTTTCCCTACTCCGCCTCCCAATTTAACAGAATTGAGCGAAGAGGAGCTTAGAGCGATGGAAGGGAATTTACGTCAAGCAGTAGAGGCAAGAATACAGACGTTACAGCGAATCCAGCTCTTGTTGGATGCTGCCAGTGCTATGATGAATCAGTATCAAACAGCAGCAGCTACTGCTAA TATTCCAGTGCCAACTGCTACAAGTAATGCGAATGTTACATCGGATGTTTCTTCATTAGCACAACCGGGAACATCTAAAGACACAAGTTCCGAAGCCGAGAACATTAGTTCTGAAATGAAGACCGACACAAACGTTCCTACCACAACAACTTCCAGTGAAAGTACGAATACATTATCGGGCACAAATAGTAACGATGTAACTCCGGAATCATCGATTAGGAATGAAGCCGAATCGAGTGAACAAGAAATGTTGCGACGTCGTAGGCTACAAAAATTTTCAACTCCGCTCGCGACAGAGTAA
- the flfl gene encoding serine/threonine-protein phosphatase 4 regulatory subunit 3 flfl, translating to MTDTRRRVKLYALNADRQWDDRGTGHVSSSYVDRLKGISLLVRAESDGSVLLESRIQPDTAYQKQQDTLIVWSEGDNFDLALSFQEKAGCDEIWEKICQVQGKDPSVEITQDIVEESEDERFDDMPDTAPPIELPPCELSRLEDINELVGNCLSSQMRKDKLALALESEGYIKKLLNLFHTCEDLENIEGLHHLYDIFKNIFLLNKNTLFEVMFSDDTIFDVVGCLEYEPTLPQPKRHREYLRQLARFKQAIPITNAELLAKIHQTYRVQYIQDVVLPTPSVFEDNMLNTLSSFIFFNKVEIVTLIQDDEKFLTELFRQLTDEATSDSKRRDLVLFLKEFCNFSQNLQPQGKEAFYKTLTALGILPALEITLAMNDAQTKTASIDILTYIVEYSPSVVRDYTLQQINNTEQDQMLINVIVAQLVGDSDPELGGAVQLAGVLRLLLDPENMLASVNKSEKTDFLNYFYKNSIGTLIAPLLANTIGDRPAREDYRTVQLLGLILELLSFCVEHHTYHIKNCILNKDLLKRILVLMKSTHTFLVLCALRFMRKIVALKDEFYNRYIIKGNLFAPVFDAFVRNNGRYNLLDSAILEMFEFIKLEDIKSLCSHVVENFSKELEAIDYVQTFKALKLRYEQHQDKLKDRDRAALDSVPSILRNSRYRRDQRQLDEEEEMWFNEEEDFDEGEAVVPAAAADLVPPASAKKQSSTSNSALNPALADSKSHHQQQQQQQSVLNNNTANNNITSQQSQISNSTTTTTNESPISSEVNPNSTTGTVEKTGTSLFKKGLVDYEADSDEEDEDTEVTPSPKRQRLS from the exons ATGACGGATACACGCAGAAGAGTGAAGTTGTACGCGCTCAATGCGGACAGACAATGGGACGATCGTGGCACAGGTCATGTATCCTCTTCGTACGTAGATAGATTGAAAGGAATTTCTCTTTTAGTCAGAGCCGAGAGCGACGGTTCTGTTTTGTTGGAAAGTAGAATACAACCTGACACTGCATATCAAAAACAGCAG GATACATTAATAGTATGGTCGGAAGGCGATAACTTTGATTTAGCCTTAAGTTTTCAAGAAAAGGCTGGCTGTGATGAGATTTGGGAGAAGATCTGTCAAGTTCAGGGCAAGGATCCGTCTGTGGAAATTACCCAAGATATTGTAGAAGAGTCGGAAGATGAACGGTTCGACGATATGCCAGATACCGCACCCCCGATAGAACTGCCTCCTTGCGAATTAAGTCGATTGGAAGATATTAATGAATTAGTAGGAAATTGTTTATCTTCTCAGATGAGAAAAGACAAGTTGGCGTTAGCTTTAGAATCTGAAGGCTATATCAAGAAActgttgaatctatttcatacGTGCGAAGACCTGGAGAACATCGAAGGATTGCATCATCTGTACGACATATTCAAGAATATTTTCTTACTGAATAAGAATACTTTATTCGAAGTAATGTTTAGCGATGATACGATTTTCGATGTTGTTGGATGCTTGGAGTACGAGCCGACATTACCTCAGCCAAAGAGGCATAGAGAATACCTGCGACAGTTAGCCAGATTTAAACAAGCGATTCCTATCACAAACGCGGAACTGTTAGCGAAGATTCATCAAACGTATCGAGTTCAGTACATTCAGGACGTAGTTCTGCCAACACCGAGCGTATTCGAGGATAACATGTTGAACACGTTGAGCagctttatattttttaataaggtCGAGATAGTGACCCTTATACAGGACGACGAGAAATTCCTCACCGAATTGTTCCGTCAGTTAACGGACGAGGCAACATCCGATAGTAAAAGACGCGATCTAGTTCTTTTCTTAAAGGAGTTTTGTAACTTTTCTCAGAATCTACAGCCGCAGGGGAAGGAGGCCTTTTATAAAACTTTAACAGCTCTTGGTATTTTACCGGCACTAGAAATCACATTGGCAATGAACGACGCCCAAACGAAAACAGCCAGTATAGATATATTGACCTATATCGTGGAGTATTCTCCGAGCGTTGTTCGAGATTATACATTGCAGCAAATAAACAATACAGAACAGGACCAAATGTTAATAAACGTAATAGTTGCTCAGCTCGTCGGCGACAGCGACCCGGAGTTAGGCGGAGCAGTACAATTAGCCGGTGTGTTACGATTGCTCCTCGATCCAGAAAATATGTTGGCTTCCGTTAACAAATCAGAAAAGACTGATTTCTTGAACTACTTCTATAAAAATAGTATTGGAACATTGATAGCGCCGCTGTTGGCGAACACGATCGGTGACCGGCCGGCGAGAGAGGATTACAGAACAGTACAGCTCTTAGGATTGATCTTAGAGTTACTATCGTTCTGCGTAGAGCATCATACGTACCACATAAAGAATTGCATATTGAATAAGGATCTGCTCAAACGGATATTGGTCTTGATGAAATCAACGCACACGTTTTTAGTGTTGTGCGCATTGAGGTTTATGAGGAAAATCGTAGCCCTGAAGGATGAATTTTATAATAGATACATCATCAAAGGAAATTTATTCGCACCTGTATTCGATGCATTTGTAAGAAATAATGGTAGATATAATCTATTGGATTCAGCTATACTTGAGATGTTTGAGTTTATTAAATTG GAGGACATCAAATCTTTGTGTTCGCACGTTGTCGAGAATTTCTCGAAAGAACTGGAAGCGATCGATTATGTGCAGACGTTCAAAGCTCTGAAATTGAGGTACGAGCAGCATCAAGACAAATTAAAGGACAGAGACAGAGCGGCCCTTGACAG TGTTCCATCCATATTGAGAAATAGTCGATACAGAAGGGACCAGAGACAGTTAGACGAAGAGGAGGAAATGTGGTTCAACGAAGAGGAAGACTTTGACGAGGGTGAGGCGGTCGTACCCGCAGCAGCAGCAGATCTTGTGCCTCCGGCTTCTGCTAAGAAACAGTCGTCAACTTCAAATTCTGCACTTAATCCCGCTCTTGCAGATTCGAAAAGCCACcatcagcagcagcaacaacagcagtCTGTCTTGAACAATAACACTGCTAACAATAACATTACCTCGCAGCAATCGCAAATCAGCAAcagtacaacaacaacgacgaacgaGTCCCCTATCTCTTCGGAAGTTAATCCAAATTCGACTACCGGCACGGTGGAGAAAACTGGTACTTCATTATTTAAAAAG GGTTTGGTTGATTACGAGGCCGACTCGGACGAGGAAGACGAAGACACAGAGGTGACGCCTTCGCCGAAGCGACAGAGATTGTCATAG
- the LOC117221406 gene encoding cilia- and flagella-associated protein 36, with protein MNDKEDSAWVFDSLIGFLQGPIWSAPLITFIEEKSLVFEADVEESDEYRRNYQEYKNLVDLLLGCFMEDIGITPEQFENACTVNKYTKMPIQFQQNLFEQIWAANEYEIFKRMMTQKNLELQLQALNMIEQKYGLTPASFVYEADGSSDDTLVMEEIIRKHALEDDPEEDRDLSSETSSLIKEHERLAEKYNNERALLEEALKVSREERDENEENEQKGEKEEGKSPETDSSSPAIEEEEEEEGEEGEEGEEGEEEPKTPEKTRGTAPSGSAFPDESKPEKQKVSEEEIGKRQAYLKARRDKLVALKKKARSHRLEMNSTRPSSARAVARATINGEQELSLPEPLEPSVLQVRKALAARLQAEVVRDRTKQ; from the exons ATGAACGACAAGGAGGACAGCGCCTGGGTGTTCGACTCGTTGATCGGATTCCTTCAGGGGCCGATCTGGTCGGCGCCTCTGATCACTTTCATCGAGGAGAAGTCTCTCG TGTTCGAAGCGGACGTGGAGGAGAGCGACGAATACCGGAGGAACTATCAGGAGTACAAGAACCTGGTGGATCTGCTCTTGGGTTGTTTCATGGAGGACATAGGAATCACTCCGGAACAGTTCGAAAACGCTTGCACGGtgaacaagtacaccaagatgcCGATACAATTCCAGCAG AACTTGTTCGAGCAAATATGGGCGGCGAACGAGTACGAGATATTCAAACGGATGATGACGCAGAAGAACTTGGAGCTGCAGCTGCAGGCGTTGAACATGATCGAGCAAAAGTACGGGCTCACGCCCGCGTCGTTCGTTTACGAAGCCGACGGATCGAGCGACGACACTTTGGTCATGGAGGAGATCATTCG GAAGCACGCTCTGGAGGACGACCCGGAAGAAGATCGAGATTTGTCGTCGGAGACCTCGTCGTTGATCAAGGAGCACGAACGCCTCGCGGAGAAGTACAACAACGAGAGAGCTCTGTTGGAGGAAGCTCTGAAGGTTTCTCGAGAAGAACGCGACGAAAACGAAGAGAACGAGCAAAAGGGAGAAAAGGAGGAAGGAAAGAGTCCCGAAACGGATTCCTCGTCGCCCGCGatcgaagaggaagaagaagaggaaggagAGGAAGGAGAGGAAGGAGAGGAAGGAGAGGAAGAACCGAAAACTCCTGAAAAAACGAGGGGAACCGCTCCGTCCGGTTCGGCGTTTCCGGATGAATCGAAACCCGAGAAACAAAaa GTCTCGGAGGAGGAGATCGGAAAGAGACAGGCCTACCTGAAGGCCCGAAGGGACAAGCTGGTGGCCCTGAAGAAGAAGGCCAGGAGCCACAGGCTGGAAATGAACTCGACGAGGCCCAGCTCGGCCCGCGCGGTAGCGCGGGCGACCATAAACGGGGAACAGGAATTGAGCCTGCCGGAACCCCTGGAACCGTCCGTCCTCCAGGTGCGAAAAGCGCTGGCTGCTCGGCTCCAGGCCGAAGTGGTCCGCGATCGGACGAAACAGTGA